Proteins from one Gibbsiella quercinecans genomic window:
- the uvrA gene encoding excinuclease ABC subunit UvrA, which translates to MDNIEVRGARTHNLKNINLIIPRDKLVVVTGLSGSGKSSLAFDTLYAEGQRRYVESLSAYARQFLSLMEKPDVDHIEGLSPAISIEQKSTSHNPRSTVGTITEIHDYLRLLFARVGEPRCPEHHVPLAAQTVSQMVDNVLSQPEGKRLMLLAPVIKDRKGEHTKTLENLATQGYIRARIDGEVCDLSDPPKLELQKKHSIEVVVDRFKVREDLAQRLAESFETALELSGGTAVVADMDDAKAPELLFSANFACPQCGYSMRELEPRLFSFNNPAGACPTCDGLGVQQFFDPDRVVQNPELSLAGGAIRGWDRRNFYYFQMLRSLADHYNFDIEAPFNSLGDNVQKAVLYGSGKESIEFKYINDRGDTTVRRHPFEGVLHNMERRYKETESTAVREELAKFISNRPCASCNGTRLREEARNVFVEDTTLPQISDLSIGHALTFFQNMKLSGQRAKIAEKVLKEIGDRLKFLVNVGLNYLSLSRSAETLSGGEAQRIRLASQIGAGLVGVMYVLDEPSIGLHQRDNERLLETLIHLRNLGNTVIVVEHDEDAIRIADHVIDIGPGAGVHGGQVVAEGTVADIMAQPDSLTGQFLSGKREIAIPQQRVPADPSKVLKLSGARGNNLKDVTLTLPVGLFTCITGVSGSGKSTLINDTLFPIAQRQLNGATLAEPAPFREITGLEHFDKVIDIDQSPIGRTPRSNPATYTGIFTPVRELFAGVPEARSRGYNPGRFSFNVRGGRCEACQGDGVIKVEMHFLPDIYVPCDQCKGKRYNRETLEIKYKGKSIHEVLDMTIEEARDFFDAVPALARKLQTLIDVGLSYIRLGQSATTLSGGEAQRVKLARELSKRGTGQTLYILDEPTTGLHFADIQQLLSVLHQLRDQGNTIVVIEHNLDVIKTADWIVDLGPEGGSGGGEILVSGTPETVAQCEASHTARFLKPMLEKK; encoded by the coding sequence ATGGACAATATCGAAGTTCGTGGTGCTCGTACCCATAATCTCAAAAACATCAACCTGATTATCCCACGCGACAAGCTGGTGGTGGTCACCGGTCTGTCTGGATCAGGCAAGTCCTCACTGGCTTTTGATACGCTATACGCCGAAGGGCAGCGCCGCTACGTTGAATCGCTTTCCGCCTATGCGCGCCAGTTCCTTTCTCTGATGGAAAAGCCGGATGTCGATCATATCGAAGGGCTGTCGCCGGCCATTTCGATCGAGCAAAAATCAACGTCGCATAACCCGCGTTCCACCGTGGGCACCATCACGGAAATCCACGATTACCTGCGCCTGCTGTTCGCCCGCGTCGGCGAGCCGCGCTGCCCGGAGCACCATGTGCCCTTGGCGGCGCAGACCGTCAGCCAAATGGTGGACAACGTGCTCAGCCAGCCGGAAGGCAAACGGCTGATGCTGTTGGCGCCGGTAATTAAAGATCGCAAAGGCGAGCACACCAAAACGCTGGAAAACCTGGCCACCCAGGGCTACATCCGTGCGCGTATCGATGGCGAAGTGTGCGATCTTTCCGATCCGCCGAAACTGGAACTGCAGAAAAAACACTCTATTGAAGTGGTGGTCGATCGCTTCAAAGTGCGTGAGGATCTGGCCCAACGTCTGGCGGAATCGTTTGAAACCGCGCTGGAGCTTTCCGGCGGCACGGCGGTAGTCGCCGATATGGACGACGCCAAGGCGCCAGAGTTGCTGTTCTCCGCCAACTTCGCCTGCCCGCAATGCGGTTACAGCATGCGTGAACTGGAACCGCGCCTGTTCTCGTTCAACAACCCGGCCGGCGCCTGCCCCACCTGCGACGGCCTGGGCGTGCAGCAGTTTTTCGATCCGGACCGCGTGGTGCAAAACCCCGAGCTGTCTCTGGCCGGTGGCGCGATCCGCGGCTGGGATCGCCGCAATTTCTACTACTTCCAAATGCTGCGCTCGCTGGCGGACCACTACAATTTTGATATCGAAGCGCCGTTCAACAGCCTGGGCGACAACGTGCAAAAAGCCGTGTTGTATGGCTCCGGCAAGGAATCGATCGAGTTTAAATACATCAACGATCGCGGCGATACCACAGTGCGCCGCCACCCGTTCGAAGGCGTGCTGCACAATATGGAGCGCCGCTACAAGGAAACCGAATCCACCGCAGTGCGCGAAGAACTGGCGAAGTTCATCAGCAACCGCCCCTGCGCTTCCTGTAACGGCACGCGCCTGCGTGAAGAAGCGCGTAACGTGTTTGTTGAAGACACCACGCTGCCGCAAATTTCCGATCTTAGCATCGGCCATGCGCTGACCTTCTTCCAGAACATGAAGCTGAGCGGCCAGCGCGCCAAGATCGCTGAGAAAGTATTGAAAGAAATCGGCGATCGCCTGAAGTTCCTGGTGAACGTCGGCCTGAACTACCTGTCACTGTCCCGTTCGGCAGAAACGCTGTCCGGTGGCGAAGCGCAGCGTATCCGCCTGGCAAGCCAGATCGGTGCCGGGTTGGTGGGGGTAATGTACGTGCTGGATGAGCCTTCCATCGGCCTGCACCAGCGCGATAACGAGCGCCTGCTGGAAACGCTGATCCACCTGCGCAACCTGGGCAACACGGTGATTGTGGTGGAACACGATGAAGACGCCATCCGCATCGCCGACCACGTGATCGATATTGGCCCCGGCGCCGGTGTACACGGCGGCCAGGTAGTGGCGGAAGGCACCGTTGCCGACATCATGGCGCAGCCGGATTCCCTCACCGGGCAGTTCCTGAGCGGCAAGCGCGAGATCGCCATTCCGCAGCAGCGCGTCCCGGCCGATCCAAGCAAAGTATTGAAGCTGAGCGGCGCACGCGGCAACAACCTGAAGGACGTCACGCTGACGCTGCCGGTCGGGCTGTTCACCTGCATCACCGGGGTGTCCGGCTCGGGCAAATCAACGCTGATTAACGATACGTTGTTCCCGATCGCCCAGCGCCAGCTTAACGGTGCCACCCTCGCCGAACCGGCGCCGTTCCGTGAAATTACCGGGCTTGAGCATTTCGACAAAGTTATCGATATCGATCAAAGCCCGATCGGCCGCACGCCGCGTTCCAACCCGGCCACCTACACCGGCATCTTCACGCCGGTGCGTGAGCTGTTCGCCGGCGTGCCGGAAGCGCGCAGCCGCGGCTATAACCCGGGGCGGTTTAGTTTCAACGTGCGCGGCGGCCGCTGCGAAGCCTGCCAGGGCGATGGCGTGATCAAGGTGGAAATGCACTTCCTGCCGGATATTTACGTGCCCTGCGATCAGTGCAAAGGCAAACGCTATAACCGCGAAACGCTGGAGATTAAATACAAAGGCAAAAGTATCCACGAAGTGCTGGATATGACCATCGAAGAAGCACGCGATTTCTTTGATGCCGTTCCCGCGCTGGCGCGCAAGCTGCAAACGCTGATCGACGTTGGCCTGTCGTACATTCGCCTCGGCCAGTCGGCCACCACGCTGTCCGGCGGCGAAGCCCAGCGGGTGAAACTGGCGCGTGAGCTGTCAAAACGCGGCACCGGCCAAACCCTGTATATCCTTGACGAGCCAACCACCGGCCTGCACTTCGCCGATATTCAGCAGTTGCTTTCGGTGCTGCACCAGTTGCGCGATCAGGGCAACACCATCGTGGTGATTGAGCATAACCTGGACGTGATTAAAACCGCGGACTGGATTGTCGATCTGGGGCCGGAAGGCGGCAGCGGCGGCGGTGAGATCCTGGTTTCCGGCACGCCGGAAACCGTGGCGCAGTGCGAAGCCTCGCACACCGCGCGCTTCCTTAAACCGATGCTTGAGAAGAAATAA
- a CDS encoding pyrroline-5-carboxylate reductase family protein, whose protein sequence is MANVHFIGAGQMAEAILRASLNADTLAPDAVSLEDIDAQRVAILAARYGLSATQPGDKGLRSAQLVVLGIRPQDDLAGVAQRLQGQLAPGATLVSLIAGVTLARLEALFGEETPIARVIPNTLTDTGFGYSGVVLNAHAHEEQVTPFLKGFGKVLYLPERLIDVFTGFGVAGPNYIYYFIESLTDAGVLAGLPRAQATEVVLENLQGTVEMLRLSQKHPRQLLDINNSPAGVGMHGLYELNNSDFAAGLQRSVLAAVRRTTELANLG, encoded by the coding sequence ATGGCTAACGTACATTTTATCGGGGCCGGACAAATGGCGGAGGCAATTTTGCGCGCATCGCTAAACGCCGACACGCTGGCGCCTGATGCCGTTTCACTCGAGGATATTGATGCCCAGCGTGTCGCCATTCTGGCCGCACGCTACGGTTTATCCGCCACACAGCCCGGCGATAAGGGGTTACGCAGCGCGCAGTTGGTGGTGCTGGGTATTCGCCCGCAGGATGATCTGGCCGGCGTAGCACAGCGCCTGCAGGGGCAATTGGCGCCCGGGGCTACGCTGGTTTCCCTGATTGCCGGGGTGACGCTGGCGCGCCTGGAAGCGCTGTTTGGTGAAGAAACGCCTATCGCTAGGGTGATCCCCAACACCCTGACCGATACCGGCTTCGGCTACAGTGGCGTGGTGCTGAATGCGCATGCGCACGAGGAGCAGGTAACCCCATTCCTCAAGGGCTTTGGCAAAGTGCTCTATCTGCCGGAGCGGTTGATTGATGTCTTTACCGGCTTTGGCGTAGCGGGGCCGAATTATATTTATTACTTTATCGAATCGCTCACCGACGCCGGGGTGCTTGCCGGGCTGCCGCGCGCCCAGGCAACGGAGGTCGTACTGGAAAACCTGCAGGGGACTGTGGAAATGCTGCGCCTGAGCCAGAAACACCCCCGCCAACTGCTGGATATCAACAACTCCCCCGCCGGGGTGGGCATGCACGGCCTGTACGAGCTGAACAACAGCGACTTTGCCGCCGGCTTGCAGCGCAGCGTTCTGGCCGCGGTGCGGCGCACCACCGAACTGGCGAATCTGGGCTAA
- the ssb1 gene encoding single-stranded DNA-binding protein SSB1, which translates to MASRGVNKVILVGNLGQDPEVRYMPNGGAVANITLATSESWRDKATGEQKEKTEWHRVVLFGKLAEVAGEYLRKGSQVYIEGQLQTRKWQDQSGQDRYTTEVVVNIGGSMQMLGGRQQGQGGGAGAGQSAGGQGNWGQPQQPQGGNQFSGGQQARPAQNSAPAASSNEPPMDFDDDIPF; encoded by the coding sequence ATGGCCAGCCGAGGCGTAAACAAAGTAATTCTGGTCGGGAACCTGGGCCAAGACCCGGAAGTTCGTTACATGCCTAATGGGGGCGCAGTTGCCAACATTACTCTGGCAACCTCCGAAAGCTGGCGTGATAAGGCGACTGGCGAGCAGAAAGAAAAAACGGAATGGCACCGCGTAGTGCTGTTCGGCAAACTGGCGGAAGTGGCGGGCGAATACCTGCGTAAAGGCTCACAGGTTTATATCGAAGGCCAGCTTCAGACCCGTAAATGGCAGGATCAGAGCGGCCAGGATCGTTACACCACGGAAGTGGTGGTGAACATTGGCGGCTCCATGCAGATGCTGGGCGGCCGTCAGCAAGGGCAGGGCGGCGGCGCAGGCGCTGGCCAATCAGCCGGCGGCCAGGGCAACTGGGGCCAGCCACAGCAACCCCAGGGTGGCAATCAATTCAGCGGCGGCCAGCAGGCGCGCCCGGCGCAGAATAGCGCCCCGGCGGCCAGCAGCAATGAACCGCCAATGGATTTTGACGACGATATCCCGTTCTAA
- the maa gene encoding maltose O-acetyltransferase has product MAIGDEKRNMLAGEFYNAEDEQLRLERMRARQLLHHFNHSAPDEGALRAQWLAELLGRFQGGTIEPNFRCDYGYNIYLGSNIYVNFDCVMLDVCEVRIGDNCLLAPGVHIYTATHPLEPELRARGVEYGKPVTIGNNVWIGGRAVINPGVTIGDNAVVASGAVVTKDVPANCVVGGNPARLLKMLPQQ; this is encoded by the coding sequence ATGGCGATCGGTGACGAAAAACGCAACATGTTGGCCGGTGAATTTTACAATGCCGAGGACGAACAGCTGCGCCTCGAGCGCATGCGGGCGCGCCAACTACTACATCACTTCAATCACTCGGCGCCGGATGAGGGCGCACTGCGTGCGCAATGGTTGGCGGAGCTGCTGGGGCGGTTCCAGGGCGGAACCATCGAACCGAACTTTCGCTGCGACTATGGCTACAACATCTATCTGGGCAGCAACATCTACGTCAACTTCGATTGCGTCATGCTGGACGTGTGCGAAGTGCGCATCGGCGACAACTGCCTGCTGGCGCCGGGCGTGCATATTTACACTGCCACGCATCCGTTAGAGCCGGAGCTGCGCGCACGCGGGGTGGAGTATGGCAAGCCGGTGACCATTGGCAATAACGTGTGGATTGGCGGCCGGGCGGTGATCAACCCTGGTGTCACGATTGGCGATAACGCGGTGGTGGCTTCCGGCGCGGTGGTGACCAAAGACGTGCCGGCCAACTGCGTGGTGGGCGGCAACCCCGCCCGGCTGCTGAAAATGCTGCCGCAACAGTAA